The segment TATCCCATAAGGGTGATGGACAGAGCAAATGTCCTTCAGCATACCACTGCAAAGGTTAAGCTGGCCGTTGAATTACCGCACAACTTCCGTGGCACCCACATGTCAAGGTTTGTTGAAGTTCTTAATAAACATTCTAACAATATCACTTTGCAAAACATAGAAAACATTTTGGACGAGCTTAAAAAGGTGCTGAAGGCTGAGAAAGCTTATCTTGAATTGGAGTTTCCATACTTTATTAAGAAAAAGGCTCCGGTCTCAAAGATGGAATCGTATATGAATTACACGTGTAAATTTATCGCTGCGAAGGGAACCGAGTTTGATTTTGTTCTTGAGGTTAGTGTTCCTGTTCATACGTTGTGTCCATGTTCTAAAGAAATATCGGATAAGGGGGCCCATAACCAAAGAGCAGAGGTTCAAATTCAAGTGCGAACTTCAAAGCTCGTCTGGATTGAAGAACTTGTGGAAATAGCTGAGGACTCTGCGTCATCGCCTCTTTTTGCTCTTTTAAAAAGGATTGATGAGAAATATGTTACCGAAAAGGCATATGATACTCCACGGTTTGTAGAAGATGTGGCAAGGGAAGTGGCAATTAGACTTAATAAAGACCCAAGGATTCTTTGGTACAAAATCAATGTAAAGAGCTTTGAGAGTATCCACAAGCACAACGCCTTCGCGTGTTTAGAGGTAGATAAAAGAAAAAAGAAGTTATGAGATTTGATATCGGGACTGTCTCGTGTGTTTCTCACTATAGTATTAAACGCACTAGTCTTGTGATTTTTTATTTTACAAACTGATTTTGACGAACCTATACCATCAATTGATGAGAAGATCAAATTAATCGTTATTTCTCTTCGCTTTGCGGCGATTCCTTAAATACTTAGAATTTGTTGTACTCCTTGGTTTGTGATATAATTAACTTATGTTTCATTTTCGGGGTCTTGGAGAAAATAAGTTATCAGTAAGGCCCATTCGTGATCAAATAAAATCTACTCTTTTTCGCGTGATACTTCCAGCAATCCTTTTTGCAGCTTTGCTGAATTTTATCTATTCATACCTTCAATATAAACAGATTACGAATCAAATCTTCGAAAGTGTAAAGAGTAAGATTGATGTTCTAATCACTGAATCTGCTAAAGGTTTTAAAAGGGCAGTTCTTCCCTACGAGAAGGATATCATTGCACTACTGGATGAACTTTACAGCCGAGTGGAGAGGGACTTGAGGCTTGGGCGAGATTATTCTCAGATTGATTTTAAGGGGGTGGTTAAGAGATATGAAAGTAAATTTCCACCTGAGATTTTTGCAGACATTAATTGTTATGTAATAAGTAAAGATGGAAAAGTAATCTGGACTGATTACCAAAAGGATTTGGGACTTGATTTGTCAAAGTTTGAGGATTTCTGGAAAAGCTTGAATGTTGCACTTGAAAAAGGGCCAGTCCTTCACAGGGTAAGCATTGAAGTGTTGACAGGTAAAATGCGCTTATATGCCTACAAGAGACTTTCCAATGGGGATATTCTTGAACTGGGTTTTTTCTTAAACAATGAAGATTTCATTAAAAGTTTGAGGAAGCTGAAGGAGATTTCTCCGTTTCTTGAGAATATAGGGGTTTATAATGTTTCACACATCCCTATAATTTCGCAATTCCCCCAATTCCCTGAAAAACTCTTAAAAATACATCCATTTAAGAGGGATATGGTTGGAGAGATTTCCTTTGAAGATTTTCCTCCACATCAGTTAAAGTTGTTAGTTTATGCAAGACTTAATTTCTACCGCATATTTGGGATAGTTCTTTTTAACATTTTTCTTTTTCTCTTGCTTTTTGTCCTTATAGCTGTGGCATCTTATCGCCTCACAAAGTGGGCGGAAAAAGAAAGTGGCTATATGAGAGAGGCGATAGAATCATTTAAAGGGCATAGAAAAATAGGAATTGATCCTTCTATTTCTCGCACTTACGAAGTAAGAGAATTGTTGAATATCCTGAAAGAGGCTGCAGATGAAATCAAAAGGGAAGAAGCAGAAAATAGTTTATTGCTTAAAGAACTCAAAGAAGCTTTTTACGATTTTGCTGAGAGGCTGGCGCTGGTGGCAGAAGGTTATGACATAGATACCGGAGAACATTTAGTAAGGGTGAAATATCTTACAAAACTCTTGGTGCAGGAACTGGAAATCCCGGAAGATTTGAAGGAA is part of the bacterium genome and harbors:
- the folE2 gene encoding GTP cyclohydrolase FolE2, which gives rise to YPIRVMDRANVLQHTTAKVKLAVELPHNFRGTHMSRFVEVLNKHSNNITLQNIENILDELKKVLKAEKAYLELEFPYFIKKKAPVSKMESYMNYTCKFIAAKGTEFDFVLEVSVPVHTLCPCSKEISDKGAHNQRAEVQIQVRTSKLVWIEELVEIAEDSASSPLFALLKRIDEKYVTEKAYDTPRFVEDVAREVAIRLNKDPRILWYKINVKSFESIHKHNAFACLEVDKRKKKL
- a CDS encoding HD domain-containing phosphohydrolase, yielding MFHFRGLGENKLSVRPIRDQIKSTLFRVILPAILFAALLNFIYSYLQYKQITNQIFESVKSKIDVLITESAKGFKRAVLPYEKDIIALLDELYSRVERDLRLGRDYSQIDFKGVVKRYESKFPPEIFADINCYVISKDGKVIWTDYQKDLGLDLSKFEDFWKSLNVALEKGPVLHRVSIEVLTGKMRLYAYKRLSNGDILELGFFLNNEDFIKSLRKLKEISPFLENIGVYNVSHIPIISQFPQFPEKLLKIHPFKRDMVGEISFEDFPPHQLKLLVYARLNFYRIFGIVLFNIFLFLLLFVLIAVASYRLTKWAEKESGYMREAIESFKGHRKIGIDPSISRTYEVRELLNILKEAADEIKREEAENSLLLKELKEAFYDFAERLALVAEGYDIDTGEHLVRVKYLTKLLVQELEIPEDLKEEVINYSVLHDVGKIFIPLDILNKPGPLDPDEWELMKQHTVFAKRLLAHPRFKVALEIALYHHENYDGTGYPFGLAGEAIPLTGRIIKIVDVYEALRSERPYKRAFSHEETVKILLYGDNRTKPEHFDPLLLKKFIEVIEKRGLTGLF